A genomic region of Mus musculus strain C57BL/6J chromosome 7, GRCm38.p6 C57BL/6J contains the following coding sequences:
- the 9430038I01Rik gene encoding uncharacterized protein C10orf143 homolog isoform X4 produces MDSLASGRWRRRRTEELPAAGDAKRACRRSEPGGYECSGHMLTTCALLSWSTEDQEPRPRGLPASQPDCSQERLSSMVLQNGGRSSAQPCLRCISGESVVQCLASRHPQAAGSPSYCRAALRGLQKHGEGPWWEPLRSWGASRHPQDHQATLRPF; encoded by the exons ATGGACAGCCTGGCGTCGGGCCGCTGGAGACGGCGGAGGACGGAGGAGCTGCCAGCGGCAGGGGACGCG AAACGGGCGTGCAGGAGGTCAGAACCAGGTGGATATGAGTGCAGCGGCCACATGCTAACCACCtgtgccctgctgtcctggagcaCAGAGGACCAGGAGCCCAGGCCACGAGGCCTGCCTGCATCACAACCAGACTGTAGCCAGGAGAGGCTGAGCTCAATG GTTCTGCAGAACGGTGGAAGGAGTTCGGCCCAGCCTTGCCTGAGGTGTATCTCGGGGGAGTCT GTAGTGCAGTGCCTGGCCAGCCGTCATCCTCAGGCAGCTGGTTCTCCCAGTTACTGCCGAGCGGCCCTGAGAGGCCTTCAGAAGCATGGAGAGGGCCCCTGGTGGGAACCGCTACGATCCTGGGGTGCTTCCAGACATCCACAGGACCATCAAGCCACACTGC
- the 9430038I01Rik gene encoding uncharacterized protein C10orf143 homolog isoform X5: MDSLASGRWRRRRTEELPAAGDALPAPNAIHLLHHHDLETSATKRACRRSEPGGYECSGHMLTTCALLSWSTEDQEPRPRGLPASQPDCSQERLSSMVLQNGGRSSAQPCLRCISGESGHFNHTDNH, encoded by the exons ATGGACAGCCTGGCGTCGGGCCGCTGGAGACGGCGGAGGACGGAGGAGCTGCCAGCGGCAGGGGACGCG cttcctgctcccaACGCCATCCATTTGCTGCACCATCATGATCTCGAaacctctgcaact AAACGGGCGTGCAGGAGGTCAGAACCAGGTGGATATGAGTGCAGCGGCCACATGCTAACCACCtgtgccctgctgtcctggagcaCAGAGGACCAGGAGCCCAGGCCACGAGGCCTGCCTGCATCACAACCAGACTGTAGCCAGGAGAGGCTGAGCTCAATG GTTCTGCAGAACGGTGGAAGGAGTTCGGCCCAGCCTTGCCTGAGGTGTATCTCGGGGGAGTCT
- the 9430038I01Rik gene encoding uncharacterized protein C10orf143 homolog isoform X2 translates to MDSLASGRWRRRRTEELPAAGDAKRACRRSEPGGYECSGHMLTTCALLSWSTEDQEPRPRGLPASQPDCSQERLSSMVLQNGGRSSAQPCLRCISGESVVQCLASRHPQAAGSPSYCRAALRGLQKHGEGPWWEPLRSWGASRHPQDHQATLRVFRILIWAILIIPTIIRRCKWGW, encoded by the exons ATGGACAGCCTGGCGTCGGGCCGCTGGAGACGGCGGAGGACGGAGGAGCTGCCAGCGGCAGGGGACGCG AAACGGGCGTGCAGGAGGTCAGAACCAGGTGGATATGAGTGCAGCGGCCACATGCTAACCACCtgtgccctgctgtcctggagcaCAGAGGACCAGGAGCCCAGGCCACGAGGCCTGCCTGCATCACAACCAGACTGTAGCCAGGAGAGGCTGAGCTCAATG GTTCTGCAGAACGGTGGAAGGAGTTCGGCCCAGCCTTGCCTGAGGTGTATCTCGGGGGAGTCT GTAGTGCAGTGCCTGGCCAGCCGTCATCCTCAGGCAGCTGGTTCTCCCAGTTACTGCCGAGCGGCCCTGAGAGGCCTTCAGAAGCATGGAGAGGGCCCCTGGTGGGAACCGCTACGATCCTGGGGTGCTTCCAGACATCCACAGGACCATCAAGCCACACTGCGTGTGTTTCGAATCCTGATTTG
- the 9430038I01Rik gene encoding uncharacterized protein C10orf143 homolog has product MDSLASGRWRRRRTEELPAAGDAKRACRRSEPGGYECSGHMLTTCALLSWSTEDQEPRPRGLPASQPDCSQERLSSMVLQNGGRSSAQPCLRCISGESGHFNHTDNH; this is encoded by the exons ATGGACAGCCTGGCGTCGGGCCGCTGGAGACGGCGGAGGACGGAGGAGCTGCCAGCGGCAGGGGACGCG AAACGGGCGTGCAGGAGGTCAGAACCAGGTGGATATGAGTGCAGCGGCCACATGCTAACCACCtgtgccctgctgtcctggagcaCAGAGGACCAGGAGCCCAGGCCACGAGGCCTGCCTGCATCACAACCAGACTGTAGCCAGGAGAGGCTGAGCTCAATG GTTCTGCAGAACGGTGGAAGGAGTTCGGCCCAGCCTTGCCTGAGGTGTATCTCGGGGGAGTCT
- the 9430038I01Rik gene encoding uncharacterized protein C10orf143 homolog isoform X1, giving the protein MDSLASGRWRRRRTEELPAAGDALPAPNAIHLLHHHDLETSATKRACRRSEPGGYECSGHMLTTCALLSWSTEDQEPRPRGLPASQPDCSQERLSSMVLQNGGRSSAQPCLRCISGESVVQCLASRHPQAAGSPSYCRAALRGLQKHGEGPWWEPLRSWGASRHPQDHQATLRVFRILIWAILIIPTIIRRCKWGW; this is encoded by the exons ATGGACAGCCTGGCGTCGGGCCGCTGGAGACGGCGGAGGACGGAGGAGCTGCCAGCGGCAGGGGACGCG cttcctgctcccaACGCCATCCATTTGCTGCACCATCATGATCTCGAaacctctgcaact AAACGGGCGTGCAGGAGGTCAGAACCAGGTGGATATGAGTGCAGCGGCCACATGCTAACCACCtgtgccctgctgtcctggagcaCAGAGGACCAGGAGCCCAGGCCACGAGGCCTGCCTGCATCACAACCAGACTGTAGCCAGGAGAGGCTGAGCTCAATG GTTCTGCAGAACGGTGGAAGGAGTTCGGCCCAGCCTTGCCTGAGGTGTATCTCGGGGGAGTCT GTAGTGCAGTGCCTGGCCAGCCGTCATCCTCAGGCAGCTGGTTCTCCCAGTTACTGCCGAGCGGCCCTGAGAGGCCTTCAGAAGCATGGAGAGGGCCCCTGGTGGGAACCGCTACGATCCTGGGGTGCTTCCAGACATCCACAGGACCATCAAGCCACACTGCGTGTGTTTCGAATCCTGATTTG
- the 9430038I01Rik gene encoding uncharacterized protein C10orf143 homolog isoform X3 encodes MDSLASGRWRRRRTEELPAAGDALPAPNAIHLLHHHDLETSATKRACRRSEPGGYECSGHMLTTCALLSWSTEDQEPRPRGLPASQPDCSQERLSSMVLQNGGRSSAQPCLRCISGESVVQCLASRHPQAAGSPSYCRAALRGLQKHGEGPWWEPLRSWGASRHPQDHQATLRPF; translated from the exons ATGGACAGCCTGGCGTCGGGCCGCTGGAGACGGCGGAGGACGGAGGAGCTGCCAGCGGCAGGGGACGCG cttcctgctcccaACGCCATCCATTTGCTGCACCATCATGATCTCGAaacctctgcaact AAACGGGCGTGCAGGAGGTCAGAACCAGGTGGATATGAGTGCAGCGGCCACATGCTAACCACCtgtgccctgctgtcctggagcaCAGAGGACCAGGAGCCCAGGCCACGAGGCCTGCCTGCATCACAACCAGACTGTAGCCAGGAGAGGCTGAGCTCAATG GTTCTGCAGAACGGTGGAAGGAGTTCGGCCCAGCCTTGCCTGAGGTGTATCTCGGGGGAGTCT GTAGTGCAGTGCCTGGCCAGCCGTCATCCTCAGGCAGCTGGTTCTCCCAGTTACTGCCGAGCGGCCCTGAGAGGCCTTCAGAAGCATGGAGAGGGCCCCTGGTGGGAACCGCTACGATCCTGGGGTGCTTCCAGACATCCACAGGACCATCAAGCCACACTGC